One stretch of Microbacterium terrae DNA includes these proteins:
- a CDS encoding amidohydrolase family protein, which yields MTTIITTSDVKQEAATVPVRVVDCDVHPYPRRGDLQEFLDPKIARHLRLKGEGANNGVFYDAPDFYHANAMRVDSFPDDGEFACSDPALAFQQLVLDSGSDLVILGPTSGGGGDTDEETTALAAATNAWQEARWLDSENNWHGRFYGSICANISDPERAALEIEAWAGHERFKQILIHAEPRPSWGHPKYDPIWAAAVKHNIPIACHLGRGQHNLLPMSPVGFMTYNHDFMVTYSMLAANQVMSLIFDGVFERFPTLQFLFIEHAFSWILPLMWRMDAIHAARGNETGLSKEPSQYVKDNIWFTTQPLDYPDDKLELVRALEWMEADKLLLFSSDYPHWTFDEPRWLAKHLPERMREPVMFGNATKLFGLPTEVAPLPGQVRAF from the coding sequence ATGACAACGATCATCACGACGTCCGACGTGAAGCAGGAGGCGGCCACCGTCCCCGTGCGGGTCGTCGACTGCGACGTCCACCCGTACCCGCGCCGCGGCGACCTCCAGGAGTTCCTCGACCCGAAGATCGCTAGGCATCTGCGCCTCAAGGGGGAGGGCGCCAACAACGGCGTCTTCTACGACGCGCCGGACTTCTATCACGCGAACGCGATGCGGGTGGATTCTTTTCCCGACGACGGCGAGTTCGCGTGCAGTGATCCCGCGCTCGCATTCCAGCAGCTCGTGCTCGACTCGGGCTCCGACCTGGTGATCCTGGGGCCGACCTCCGGCGGCGGTGGTGACACCGACGAGGAGACCACGGCACTTGCGGCTGCGACGAACGCCTGGCAGGAGGCGCGCTGGCTCGACTCCGAGAACAACTGGCACGGCCGGTTCTACGGGTCGATCTGCGCCAACATCAGCGACCCGGAGCGAGCCGCGCTCGAGATCGAGGCCTGGGCGGGGCACGAGCGGTTCAAGCAGATCCTGATCCACGCCGAGCCGCGTCCGTCGTGGGGGCACCCGAAGTACGACCCGATCTGGGCGGCGGCGGTCAAGCACAATATTCCGATCGCGTGCCACCTCGGGCGCGGGCAGCACAACCTGCTTCCCATGAGCCCGGTCGGGTTCATGACCTACAACCACGACTTCATGGTCACGTACTCGATGCTCGCGGCGAACCAGGTCATGAGCCTGATCTTCGACGGCGTCTTCGAGCGCTTTCCGACGCTCCAGTTCCTCTTCATCGAGCACGCGTTCTCGTGGATCCTGCCGCTGATGTGGCGGATGGATGCGATCCATGCCGCGCGAGGGAACGAGACCGGCCTGAGCAAGGAGCCGTCGCAGTACGTCAAGGACAACATCTGGTTCACCACACAGCCGCTCGACTACCCTGACGACAAGCTCGAACTGGTCCGCGCCCTCGAATGGATGGAAGCCGACAAACTGCTGCTGTTCTCGTCGGACTACCCGCACTGGACGTTCGACGAGCCGCGCTGGCTGGCCAAGCACCTCCCCGAGCGGATGCGCGAGCCGGTGATGTTCGGCAACGCGACGAAGCTCTTCGGTCTCCCGACCGAGGTCGCGCCGCTCCCCGGCCAGGTTCGAGCCTTCTGA
- a CDS encoding Rieske (2Fe-2S) protein, producing MAKNIGLATGREHVVATVDEIPPGEHKVVPIGRYGVGVYNVDGSFYAIANYCPHEGGPLCVGRTRGTNVADDERPGGARESRPGEFIYCPWHQWGFELATGTTTVKPEWSIRTYPVRIDGDKVLVTA from the coding sequence ATGGCGAAGAACATCGGGCTGGCCACCGGACGCGAGCACGTGGTTGCGACGGTCGACGAGATCCCCCCGGGCGAGCACAAGGTGGTTCCGATCGGTCGCTACGGTGTCGGCGTCTACAACGTGGATGGCTCCTTTTACGCGATCGCGAACTACTGCCCCCACGAGGGCGGCCCGCTGTGCGTCGGTCGCACGCGGGGCACGAACGTCGCCGACGACGAGCGACCCGGCGGCGCCCGTGAGAGCCGCCCGGGCGAGTTCATCTACTGCCCGTGGCACCAGTGGGGCTTCGAACTGGCGACGGGCACCACGACGGTGAAGCCGGAGTGGAGCATCCGCACCTATCCGGTCCGCATCGACGGCGACAAGGTTCTGGTGACCGCATGA